The region TCGCGGCGGACGCAACGCGGAATTTCTGCTCAGCCTCGCCAACGCCCTCAATGGCGCACCCGGCATGCACGCGATCGCCTGCGATACCGACGGTATCGACGGCTCCGAGGACAACGCCGGTGCCGTCTATCAGCCGGACTCAATGAAACGTGCCGAAGAACTCGGTCTGAATCCCAAGGCGCTGCTGGAGAACAACGACGGCTACGGCTTTTTCAGCGCGCTCGGCGACCTCGTCGTCAGCGGCCCGACGCGCACCAATGTCAATGACTTCCGCGCCATCCTGATCCTTTAAGAAATTCCCGGCATCGACGCCGTATACCAACGACAGCAACAGCAGCAACAACAGCAACACCACCAAGGAGACCGTCCATGCGACGTCAACGCCAGGCAAAAATCGTAGCCACGCTCGGCCCCGCCAGCGCCACCAAAGACATGATCAAGGCCTTGTTCGAAGCAGGCGCCGATGTGTTCCGCTTCAACTTCAGCCACGGCACCCACGCCGACCATCATGCGCGCTTCGAGATCGTGCGCGCGGTCGAGCGCGAAGTCGGTCGGCCGATTGCCATCCTCGCCGACCTGCAAGGTCCCAAGCTGCGCGTCGGTCAATTCGCCGACGGCAAGGTTCAGTTGGAAGCAGGGCAAGAGTTCGTGCTTGACTGCGACACTACGCCAGGCGACACCACGCGCGTCTGCCTGCCGCATGCCGAACTGTTCGAGGTCATTGCCGCCGGCCAGTCGCTGCTGCTCGACGACGGCAAACTGCGCCTGCAGGTGCTGGACAGCGACGGCCAACGCATCCGCACGTGGGTCATCAACGGCGGCGCCTTGTCCGACCGCAAGGGCGTCAACGTACCCGATGCCGTGCTGCCGATTCCCGCGCTGACCGAGAAGGACAAGCGCGATCTGTCCTTTGCACTGGAACTCGGCGTCGACTGGATTGCATTATCTTTCGTCCAGCGTCCGGAAGACGTGCACGAAGCCCGCGCCCTGATCAACGGCCGCGCCGCCGTGCTGTCCAAACTGGAAAAACCCGCGGCCCTCGACCGCCTCGACGAAATCGTCCAGGCCTCCGACGCCATCATGGTCGCGCGCGGCGACCTCGGCGTCGAGCTGCCGCCCGAGCGCGTGCCCGGCACGCAAAAGCGCATCCTGCGCGCCTGCCGCCAGCAGGGCAAGCCGATCATCATCGCTACCCAGATGCTGGAATCGATGATCACCAGCCCGGTGCCGACGCGCGCCGAAGTCTCCGACGTCGCCAGCGCCATCTATGACGGCTCCGACGCCGTCATGCTGTCTGCCGAATCCGCCAACGGCAGCTATCCGTTGCAAGCGGTCGCCATGATGGACCGCGTCATCGGCGAAGTCGAACGCGACCCGCTTTACCGCAACATGATCGACGCCCAGCAGGAAACGCCGCAGTCCAACAGTTCCGACGCCATCTGTTCAGCGCTGCGCGACGTCACGCGCATCGTCGGCGCCACGGCCACCGTGACCTACACCAGCTCCGGCCACACCAGCCTGCGCGCTGCCCGCGAACGCCCGATGGCGCCGATCCTGAGCATTACACCGAAGATTGCAACGGCACGAAAACTGGCACTGGTGTGGGGCGTGCATTCAACGATCAGCGACCAGATCCACAACGAAAGCGAGATGGTCAGCGCGGCATGCCAAACGGCATTGAGGGAAGGATTTGCGAAGAAAGGCGATCAGATCGCCATCACCGCCGGCATGCCTTTTGGGCAGCCGGGGAGTACTAACTTGTTGCGGTTGGCGCAGGTGTAACGGACTCGGATTTAAAGGGCTACACAAGAAACCGTCCGGCAGAGCCTGATCCTGTCAGGCATGTCATTCAATCGGTACGTCGCCCTTTCGATCCGCGAATGGACTTCCTATGCCTTGATATCGTCGATGCCCCAGACGTCCTTTATGACGCCTAGCAACGTACTGACGCCGACATCGCTGGAACAGCTTTTCAGATAAATGAAAGACAAGGCGCAGTGCTGTTCTATCTTGTCCCAGATGACCAGCTCCCCTTTCCCTTGTGCTGCCATGGCGACGTCGTTACGCAATAGGCACAGACCGACACCCATCTTGACCAGACTTGCCATGGAAGATTCTTGGTCCGCTTCCGCTACGGTCGTCTGCTCCCCCCCGTATTCCTGAAACATCTCCCGCACCAGGCGATGCTGCGAACTATACACCGGCGTACCCACCCAAGGCATGGCAGCAATCTCTCGCCAGCCTGCTTCAGCGATTTTTCCAGCCCAAGTGGGCGGCGCTACGACCAGATAGGTCAGCGTGCTCAATCGCAACGTGCACATGGCCGGATCATCGACTTCACCAAGATAGAAACCGCAGTCCAGTTTGCGTGCGGCGACCTGCTCCATGATGAAGCCGGAAATACCATGCGCCAGCCTGATTTCCATTTTCGGATAAAAGCTGACAATGTGCCGCAAGAGCATTCCGAGACGGATATAGTCCGGATCGATAATGGTCCCCAGGCGTACCGTTCCAGCCACCTCTCCTTGCATCTTCCTGGCCGTGTTGACCAGATCAACGGCATTGCTGAGAGTCTTGCGCGCATGCTCCAGCAGAAGCTCCCCCGGCTTGGTGATCGTCATGCCGCTGGAAGTACGCTCGAAGAGCGTCACGCCGAGTTCTTCCTCAAGGGCCTTGACTTGCTTACTGACGGTCGGCTGTGTGAGATTCAGGATCTCAGCGGCACGCGTCAAGTGACCTGTGCTGGCAACGGTCAAGAAAGCGCGAAGTTGATAAATTTCCATGGTATGGCGTCGCTGGTCGGAAACATAAAACAACTGGGATGCGAGGAAAAATCTGCTACAGCTTGGGATTGTAAACACAAAACAAATGCAGGGGCAGCGGCCGGCGTCATGATATTTCCTGAATCGCGAAAGCTGGGCTGCCCGCAAAATAAAAAAGGCGCTTGCTCTCCTGAACGCAAGCGCCAAGACCAATAGATTGCATGACAAATGATGCGCTTACCGGTCGCGCACACGTCATGCTACGTGCGGATCGTGACTCGCCTGACGACGTGGTCCTTGGGCCTTGGCCTGCCTGTCAGCGCCGATGAGGGAACGCCTTGCTGCCGGCGTAGCCGGCGATATCGCGCAGCTCTTCCTCGATACGCAGCAACTGGTTGTACTTGGCCATGCGGTCCGAACGCGACATCGAGCCGGTCTTGATCTGCAGCGCGTTGGTGCCGACGGCGATATCGAACATCTGTCCAGCCCGGTCACCGGCGGCGGCGTGCCGGCCGACCGCATCCAGCAATTATTCATGCTGGCGGTGCTGGAAGGGCAGGAGACGCCGGACGCCATCGTCGGTTTTGCGTGGCGGCACATCTCCGCCGGCGGCAAGAAGATCGTGCGCGACGGCGTGCGGCTGGAGGACGAGCAAGACAACCTCGATGAGCTGAGCCTGCAGGCGCAGCGTTTCTTCGTCGAGCGGCTGCCTTTGCTGCAGGCCTTGCAGGTGATCTGATGCAGCGGAATTTCCCGATGGAAATGCGGGAAATCTCGAATCTTTGCAAGGTCTTGCGGCAATTGCGCCAGCCAAACTCGGGTACCATTGAACCGGTTTCCGGACTGGATCGAACGGCATTTCCGAGAAGAAAAATATTTTGAACAATCTGTGGCGAGTCAAATGGACGCTCAAGGCCAAGGTCATCATGGTCGTGGTCGCTGCCGTCCTCGTGACGACGGCGGTGATTGTCGCCGTTTCGCTGACCGTCATGAAGCGCGACATCAAGGCGCTGATCGGCGCGCAGCAATACACGACGATCAAGATGATCGCCACCGCCCTCGACGAGAGCTTCCAGACGCGCCGCATCACCCTGCGTTCGCTATCGCAGGGTTTGCCCCCGGCAGCGCGGCATGACCCGCACCTGCTGCAGGTCTACCTCGCCAGCCACACCAGCCTGACCGAGCTGTTCTTCAATTTCTCGGTGTTCGGCGCCGACGGCCAGCTGCTCGCCAATTTCATCGACACCAACGCCATCGGCCGTTTCAACGTCGCCGACCGCGAATACATGCAGCGCACCCTGGAACAAAAGCGCGGCGTGATTTCCGAACCGCTGCGCAGCCAGATATCGAAGCGCGCCATCGTGCTGATGACCGAGCCGGTGTTCGACGACAGCGGCAACATCGTGATGGTGTTCGTCGCCAGCATCGATTTGCAACAAGCCAATTTCCTCGGCCAGTTCACCAACATCAAGGTCGGCAAGACCGGCTTCATCTACATCATCACCTCCAAGGGCGTGATCGTCGACCACGCCGACAAGGCGCGCATCCTGCAGCATGTCGACAGCGCCGGCGGCAAGAGCGGCGGCACCCAGCAGGCGCTGGCCGGTTTCGAAGGCAGCATGGAAGGCCTCAGCCGGAGCGGCCAGCCCGCGCTGTTTTCGTTCAAGCGCATGCAGACGGTGGATTGGATCATCGGGTCGATCTATCTGCAGAACGACGCTTTCCAGCCGATCCGCGACATGCAGGACAAGGCCTTGCTGCTGTCGCTGGTGATGGCCGTTCTGGCCGGCTGGCTGGCCTGGCTGATCATGTCGCGCCTGATCGATCCGCTGCACCGGCTGCACGGCCACATCCAGAAAATCCGCAGCGCCAAGACCTATGACGAAGTGCCGCTATCGTATCGGGAAGACGAGATCGGCGACCTCGGCAGCGCGTTCAATTCCCTCATGCGCGAGCGCAAGGATGCCGAGATGGAGCTAGACCAGGCGCGCGTCAATCTGGAAAGCATGAACAAGGCGCTCGAACGGCTGGCGCTGGAGGATGATCTCACGGGCCTCGCCAATCGCCGCCAGTTCGATCTCAGCCTGCAGGAAGAATTCAGCCGCGCCATGCGCAACGGCAATTCGCTGGCGCTGGTGATGATCGACGTCGATCACTTCAAGCAATACAACGACATTTACGGCCACCTCGCCGGCGACCAGTGCCTGCGCAAGGTCGGACGCGTGATCAAGGCGCAGCAGACGCGTCCCGGCGACCTGATGGCGCGCTACGGCGGGGAGGAAGTGGGCATCCTGCTGCCCGGCGCCGACGAGGCCGGCGCGATGGCGGTGGCCGAACGCATCCGCATGGCGGTGCGCCAGCTCGGCCTGCTGCATGAAGGCAACGAAGCAGGCATCGTCACCATCAGCGCGGGCGTGAGCGCGTTCGTACCGATCCGCGACGTCGACGCGCCCGACAAACTCATGCGCGCCGCCGACAAGGCGCTGTATCTCGCCAAGGCGCAGGGCCGCGATCGCATCTGCAGCAGCAGCGATTTGCCGGCCTCGTCCTGATTTCAGTTTTTCTTGTATTGGCGGGTGATCTTCTTCGCCAGGTCGAGGAAATTCTTTTCCGCCGGCGAGATGCTGGCGGTACGGCTCACCAGCGTGATCGGCGCCACCAGCGTCGGCCTGGCGTCACGGATGCGGCAATACACCACGCTGTCGCGATGGAAATCCTTCATCGATGCCGGCACCACCGAGATGCCGCCGCCGGCCGCGACCAGGCTGATGTTGGTCAGCATGCGTTCGACTTCGGAGGCAATGTGCGGCGTGAATCCGGCGTTTTCGCACGCTTCGATCAGGCGTGAATACATGCCCGGTGCGCCGTGTCTCCGGACCAGAATGAACTGTTCGTCTGCCAGCGCGCGCAGCGATACGGTCGGCATGTCGCCTGTCTGTTGCTTGCCGAGCAGCGCATGTCCCATCGGCAGAATCAACAGCATTTCTTCATCCAGCAATTGCAGGAAGCCGATGCCGCGCGGCTGGCTGACCG is a window of Herbaspirillum hiltneri N3 DNA encoding:
- the pyk gene encoding pyruvate kinase; the encoded protein is MRRQRQAKIVATLGPASATKDMIKALFEAGADVFRFNFSHGTHADHHARFEIVRAVEREVGRPIAILADLQGPKLRVGQFADGKVQLEAGQEFVLDCDTTPGDTTRVCLPHAELFEVIAAGQSLLLDDGKLRLQVLDSDGQRIRTWVINGGALSDRKGVNVPDAVLPIPALTEKDKRDLSFALELGVDWIALSFVQRPEDVHEARALINGRAAVLSKLEKPAALDRLDEIVQASDAIMVARGDLGVELPPERVPGTQKRILRACRQQGKPIIIATQMLESMITSPVPTRAEVSDVASAIYDGSDAVMLSAESANGSYPLQAVAMMDRVIGEVERDPLYRNMIDAQQETPQSNSSDAICSALRDVTRIVGATATVTYTSSGHTSLRAARERPMAPILSITPKIATARKLALVWGVHSTISDQIHNESEMVSAACQTALREGFAKKGDQIAITAGMPFGQPGSTNLLRLAQV
- a CDS encoding LysR family transcriptional regulator, which encodes MEIYQLRAFLTVASTGHLTRAAEILNLTQPTVSKQVKALEEELGVTLFERTSSGMTITKPGELLLEHARKTLSNAVDLVNTARKMQGEVAGTVRLGTIIDPDYIRLGMLLRHIVSFYPKMEIRLAHGISGFIMEQVAARKLDCGFYLGEVDDPAMCTLRLSTLTYLVVAPPTWAGKIAEAGWREIAAMPWVGTPVYSSQHRLVREMFQEYGGEQTTVAEADQESSMASLVKMGVGLCLLRNDVAMAAQGKGELVIWDKIEQHCALSFIYLKSCSSDVGVSTLLGVIKDVWGIDDIKA
- a CDS encoding sensor domain-containing diguanylate cyclase → MNNLWRVKWTLKAKVIMVVVAAVLVTTAVIVAVSLTVMKRDIKALIGAQQYTTIKMIATALDESFQTRRITLRSLSQGLPPAARHDPHLLQVYLASHTSLTELFFNFSVFGADGQLLANFIDTNAIGRFNVADREYMQRTLEQKRGVISEPLRSQISKRAIVLMTEPVFDDSGNIVMVFVASIDLQQANFLGQFTNIKVGKTGFIYIITSKGVIVDHADKARILQHVDSAGGKSGGTQQALAGFEGSMEGLSRSGQPALFSFKRMQTVDWIIGSIYLQNDAFQPIRDMQDKALLLSLVMAVLAGWLAWLIMSRLIDPLHRLHGHIQKIRSAKTYDEVPLSYREDEIGDLGSAFNSLMRERKDAEMELDQARVNLESMNKALERLALEDDLTGLANRRQFDLSLQEEFSRAMRNGNSLALVMIDVDHFKQYNDIYGHLAGDQCLRKVGRVIKAQQTRPGDLMARYGGEEVGILLPGADEAGAMAVAERIRMAVRQLGLLHEGNEAGIVTISAGVSAFVPIRDVDAPDKLMRAADKALYLAKAQGRDRICSSSDLPASS
- a CDS encoding LysR family transcriptional regulator yields the protein MELRHLRYFLVVAEEQHFTRAAERLEMQQPPLSHQIRMLEKELGFDLFRRHPKGAELTAGGAAFLQEAKAILRSVELASAKAARAAQGFEGTIVIGFTSSAAAHPLIPGIIRAYRDAYPGVHLDLREGNAAELTEEIEDGKVNLGFLRAPVSQPRGIGFLQLLDEEMLLILPMGHALLGKQQTGDMPTVSLRALADEQFILVRRHGAPGMYSRLIEACENAGFTPHIASEVERMLTNISLVAAGGGISVVPASMKDFHRDSVVYCRIRDARPTLVAPITLVSRTASISPAEKNFLDLAKKITRQYKKN